The following nucleotide sequence is from Vidua chalybeata isolate OUT-0048 chromosome 21, bVidCha1 merged haplotype, whole genome shotgun sequence.
tttttttttttttttttttttcttttttttcttttttttaagtttaagtTACGGACGTCCCAAAGTCTCGCTGGGGCCATCGGCCCGGGCCACCCCGCGGTCCTTCCCGGCGGCGGGACAGCTGCCCCAGGCTCGGGGAGCCGGAGAAAGCGGGGAGGGGTCTCTCCGGAGCCGCCCGTGGCAGGTGGGGCTCGGCTCCCCTGACTGTTCCTGGGGAGGGGACGGACAGGCGAAGCCCCCCCGGGGCATCCGGCCCCCGCCCGTGCTCCCGGCGCCGTTCCATGCCGAGGTGGGGGCACGCAGCGGCCCCGCTGCCCGTCGGGGGCACAACGGGGTAAAGAAGGTGGTGAGTGCCCCGCGGGGTGAGGGGCAGCTCTGCCGGCTCCGTCCTGCCAAGCCGGTCCTGGATTCTTGCATtctttatatattattttaaaaaaggagggggggagtctcatttataattttatatatatatatatatatatgtatatatatatatttggggATGAGCGGGAGTCTGTCTCTTGCTCGCGGCCCCAGAGGTGTGGGGTggccccctccagccccccggCCCGGTGGGTGCCGGCGGGGCTGCCCGGGCTGCCGGGGCTCACCGGGGCTGCGCAGCCCGGGGCAGGACGCCGGGCAGCGGGGGCAGGGGCGGCGGGGGCTCGCTGCCGCCCTGCAGTCCGTGGATGAGGATGCGGGGCACCAAGGGTCTCTGTAGGGCGGGGGGCGGCGCGCTGGGTCCGCGGTACAGGTAGAGGGCGGCGCCGGGGTCCAGGTTGGAGACCAAACTCTGCGGGTAGAAGTAGGGCGAGGGGAACATCCTCTGGAGGGCTGAATAGTTGCCGgcctcagccagcagctccaggcccaCCGCCGTCTGCCTTTTCCACTTGGTCCTGGGGGGGCAAGTCGAGACAAGGGGTCAAGGACGGGAGGGATGCTCCCAAAGCCGCTCCCCGGCTCTTTTTACCCTCTGCACACCCCCTTTCCCCGGGCTCTGCTCTCATGGAGCATCCCCGCTCCCACCGCTGGCTCCCAGGGCCGGCCTCTCCTGTAcggcagggatgggatgggatgggatgtgaAGGGATTTAACGGGATGGGATGCAGACCCCATTAATGGGGGGAGAGAGCTTATTTCCCTGGCGTTCCCGCCGCGGCAGCCCGGCGTGAGCGCCCACGGAGCTTTCCCGGAGGCACCGGAGCCACAGCCCGGCTGGGACCCAATGGAGGGATGGGAATCCCGGCGATAAATTTCGCGACAGAAATTCAGTCCCTTCCTGGGGGTGTAAATCCCAGATTGTCACGCGACCCGAGGATGACACCCGAGGGGATCCGTGAGCTGAGCGCGGGTGCTGCGACCACCGCGATGCTCCGGCCCGAGGCCGCGGCGGCCCCGCTCTGCCGCCCGGGGCTCCGGGACCCTCTCCCCGGGACGGGGCTGccggcgccgggcccggccgctCGGGAGGCTGCGGGAGTCCCGCGGGGGGACAGGCGTGGGGCAGAGTCCCGGGGAATTCGTTTGCGGCATATAtatagtgtgtatatatatatatatatgcgcatgtgtgtgtgtgtgtgtgtgtctaaatacacatatgcatacatatatatataaatatatatatatatataatgtacGTAAGTGTATACTTTTTATATGCGTGTATACCGATATATAggcatgtatatatatataaatatatatatatataaatgtacacacacacacacacacacacacagacgTGTGTTTGTGCCAGATCTCGTGGAGGAGCCCCGGCCCCAGGATCTCGCCGCCGGCGGGCCGGgctggctggggaaggggctggcagCGCAGTTTCGGCTCCGGCGTGTCCTTGCAGGAGGGATTTGGCGAGAGAAGGGGTGATCACAGCCTCCCCCGCCGCCCCTAAAGTTCCCCAAACCCCCGACGTGGGGGGATCTTTGCAGATGGAGAAGTGGGACTGGAAACGATGGGGAGGGAGGATAAAACCCTGGAAGGAGCGAGAGGACAGGGCGGGGGCTGCAGCCGGGGATCCCTCGTTTGGTGGCGGTGGCAATGGTCGGGGCTGGCGATGTCCGGACAAACCCACCGAAGCCACCACGTCGCCAGCCCTTTTACAGATTTGTCGCTGAAGCGCTAAACCTATTTCCACCAGTAAATTATTCATCATAATAATAATTGTGTAATTACTGTAAAGGGTGTTAATTATTGATGCCCAAAGCAGTAATTGGTATCTATTATTAATGGGCCGATGTGTTATGCTGTTGTGTTTAGCTGGAAGCCCGGTCCTGCCTCCCCGCCTTACCGGGGCTGGGGGCACGGATTGTCCCCTCCCGCCCCACACCCGCCCTGCCTCGGCATCGCTTTTCTCCCCTTGGCTTTGGGGTAAAAGGCCCGGGGAGAGGCGGGGACGGGACCGACATCGCCCCTGTCCCGGTGCCGGGAGGGAcggggtggctctggggtgcAAAAGCCCTGCCTGGTTTTGGGGGTGCGCGGccggggaggggagcagggcgGGATCCCGGCGCTGTGGGCAGGAGGGATCGGTGCATTTTTACCTTCTGTTCTGGTACCACGTTTTCACCTGCGTGTCGGTGAGGTTGAGGGAGGCGGCCAGTTCCATCCTGTCCTGCACGCTCAGGTATTTTTGCCTCTCGAAGCTGCGCTCCAGCTGGGCCAGCTGATGGTCGGTGAAGGCGGTGCGGGCTTTGCGCGGCTTTTTCAGCCGCACCGGGGGACTGTCCCGGGAACTGGAGATCTCTCGGTCCCCTTCTTCTTTCACTGAGCcgagagggaggaggaagagaggtcAGGTCAGAGCAGGAAGGGAATTTCCCTCAGAAGAGAGGGTGACCCAGCGCAGGGCTCGGCTCCGAGTGGGCTCATGGAACATTTGCTCTGCACCCCCGTAAATTTTAACCCCGGCTGCCAGAGGGAACTCAGGGGCTCCCCGAGCCGGGCCCGGCTTTTCCCCGTTCCGAGGGCCTGGGACTGGAGCAGGAACGTTGGACTGTGCCGAGAGaacccccggcccggccccgccaccCTCTTGCCCAGATCCCCCTGATCCCCCTCACCCCTCATTTCTCTCAGGGCAGGACCTTCCTCTGGGCGTATTCCCCCAAACTCAAATGCTTTCTCAGTGcttggatattttttatttccttgtttttctatctacctttctccctttttttttttcttttttaaaaaccgaaacaaaccaaccaaaaacgAAAATTGAGAGCCCACATTTTTTGGAGGGGAATGTTGCCGTGCTGGTCCTGCCTCTCCCCTCCGCGGAGAAGCCTCCGTCCTCCCGGGGATGCTGCCGGGGCACGCAACAAACCTCCCTTCTCCAGGGTACACAACGAAATGGGGAAAGCACTTCGCAAACCCCTGCCCCGGCTgttatttatcttttaaaaagacCGAATGAGAGGGGTTGGTGGCGGTTCGTTAGCGCGGTCGGTACATACGCGCCGGCGGAGCGATGCGGGAATTTACGCCTCAAAATGTTGGAGGGTGATGGAAAAATTACGgagcagcaacaaaaataaaaggggaaaaataaattcctgctTGTGTTCGCCTTCTCCACTCTCCTGGAGGAGATTATGGAGGAAACAGGTTCGATTTATACAAATTGGCGGCGTttggttttgtgattttttttttacaggggTTTATGTTAAATTTGCTGGTGGCGGGGGTGAGTAGGGACAAGGCTGGAGCCGAACGCGAGCTCATTTCTCTCTGTAGGAAGACAATAATCCGGTTAATTGAGCCACCGGGGAGTGAAACCCTTCAACCAGAAATCCTGGCTCTGGCCGAGCAGGCAGAACGAGCCGGGGATGATCCTTGGGCGGGGAGATCCGGCCCCGGTTCCCGGGGCAGCGGCAGCCCCGACCCGCCGGAACCGGGCAGGGGGGTCGGCCCCGCTCTCTCCCGGCAACGGCCCCAAAGTTTGTAGGACTTTTTCTCGGAGTAAAGCGGGTCTGGTTTCTCACATCCCGAGGAGGAAAATTTgcccccccccggcccctgGGCTGATCCTCAGCTTCTAAAAAGTTCCTGCGCGCCAAAGGGCCGCAGGAAAGGAGGCGATGGCTTCCCTGCTCAGTCCGGATCGGCCCCTGGCTACtcctacttaaaaaaaaaaaattatatatatatatatacgcatataaaaaaaataggtttttttccGGCACTTCGGCCGCTGGGGGTTAGGCCCAGCTTCGCAGCCCCTTTGCGGAGTAAATCTGGGGCGTTTTGCCCCAGGAAAAGCTATTTCCAAAGCGGATCAAAAATGATCGCTCTGGGAGCGGGGATCTTCACCTGTTCCTCCACTGATACGGGGGCTTTACTCTCATTTAAACTGTGGTTTCCTCCCCATTTGaattggttttttgtggtttttttttttttttttttttttcctacgCTTAGACggtctgtttttcctttcatttaagcagtggggatttttttgcgCCCCATTTAAGCGGTGTTTCCCTCGcaatttaaaggattttttccccatttaaacGGCATTTGCAGCGTGGCCGTGGCTGTCCCGCCGCAGGGACGGGAGAGGAGCCGAGGGGCTCCGGGAAAGGCCCCCACCCAAAGCCGAACCCCCGGCCCGGGCTCGGCCGGCTCTGGGAGATGCAGAGaacctgcttttcttctctctcctcgCTTCTTTCGCGTCtcggggatttggggcagggggagaa
It contains:
- the BARHL1 gene encoding barH-like 1 homeobox protein is translated as MEGSTGFGIDSILSHRAGSPAVPKGDPLVGDGRSPLELSPRSEGSSGCPSPRSPGRECLEAAAPRPGLDAHLQPGQVSAPSQSRTVTSSFLIRDILADCKPLAACAPYSSTNGPHGGQEPAGRIPTKPGEDFREKMEKNTSSSSSDSEYKVKEEGDREISSSRDSPPVRLKKPRKARTAFTDHQLAQLERSFERQKYLSVQDRMELAASLNLTDTQVKTWYQNRRTKWKRQTAVGLELLAEAGNYSALQRMFPSPYFYPQSLVSNLDPGAALYLYRGPSAPPPALQRPLVPRILIHGLQGGSEPPPPLPPLPGVLPRAAQPR